In Schistocerca serialis cubense isolate TAMUIC-IGC-003099 chromosome 8, iqSchSeri2.2, whole genome shotgun sequence, one genomic interval encodes:
- the LOC126417116 gene encoding prostaglandin reductase 1-like encodes MVKARKIVLARDFQGEPRPEDFRVEEEDLLPVKDGQILAEAVYFSIDPFQRAHRASHKVGDTMVAAQVARIVESRAPGFPVGRHVVGYWGWRDRTVADVGPNAEFPIYMSPPMLAPELGDLPVSLSLGVLGMPGISGYFPLLDVLKPKAGEVVVVSGAAGAVGSIVGQIALIKGCTVIGFAGSDAKVKWLKDDLGFHHAFNYKTTDVSTALKQAAPDGVDVYFDNVGGDMSTKIISNMRYRGRIAVIGGISQYNESEIQKLVTLPFSFLANQLRLEGCAYSRWHDRWDEGISQLTQWVREGKLKYRETVTDGFHNAPKAFIGMLRGENFGKAILKL; translated from the exons ATGGTGAAGGCACGCAAAATCGTACTCGCCAGAGACTTCCAGGGAGAGCCTCGACCTGAGGACTTCCGAGTCGAGGAGGAGGACCTGCTGCCTGTCAAGGATGGACAGATCCTGGCCGAGGCTGTTTACTTCAGCATCGACCCCTTCCAGAGGGCGCACAGGGCATCGCACAAAGTGGGAGACACCATGGTAGCAGCCCAG GTGGCGCGCATTGTGGAGAGCCGGGCTCCTGGTTTCCCGGTGGGTCGCCACGTGGTGGGGTACTGGGGATGGCGCGACCGCACCGTGGCTGACGTGGGGCCCAACGCAGAGTTCCCCATCTACATGTCGCCGCCCATGCTGGCTCCAGAGCTGGGGGATCTGCCAGTATCCCTGTCCTTGGGAGTGCTCGGTATGCCTGGAATCAGCGGCTACTTCCCGCTGCTGGATGTCCTCAAGCCCAAGGCGGGAGAGGTGGTCGTGGTCAGTGGCGCTGCGGGCGCTGTGGGCAGTATAGTGGGGCAGATAGCGCTCATCAAGGGATGCACTGTCATCGGCTTCGCCGGATCTGACGCCAAG GTGAAATGGCTGAAAGACGACCTGGGCTTTCACCACGCTTTTAACTACAAGACGACAGACGTGTCCACCGCCCTCAAGCAGGCTGCCCCTGACGGCGTCGACGTGTACTTCGACAACGTGGGAGGAGACATGAGCACTAAGATCATCAGCAACATGCGCTACCGTGGCCGCATCGCTGTCATTGGCGGCATCTCCCAGTACAACGAATCAGAGATCCAAAAACTGGTCACTCTGCCGTTTTCATTTTTAGCCAATCAGCTGCGGCTTGAGGGCTGCGCTTATTCGCGATGGCACGACCGGTGGGACGAGGGCATCAGCCAGCTGACGCAGTGGGTCAGAGAGGGGAAACTCAAGTACAGGGAGACGGTGACCGACGGCTTCCACAACGCTCCAAAAGCCTTCATCGGTATGCTGCGAGGTGAAAATTTTGGGAAAGCTATTCTCAAATTGTGA